The proteins below come from a single Chrysoperla carnea chromosome 1, inChrCarn1.1, whole genome shotgun sequence genomic window:
- the LOC123295967 gene encoding poly(ADP-ribose) glycohydrolase-like, protein MATNSSTFTADEESNGQSWRGSTMREIYNNKGPFDWDPGVIDPSNDHDVLFLLPIPEKGPPEPRFTSESNSWSPDYVRMPFPAKENSNPVSHEEPTVFKNRWTLIKEALSQPIHSSNDLQRAILAYNNKYEDQWQFYTLHHFFNNVLDEDENEYFFKNLLPNIIKLALQLPELLPSSIPLLKKNKTHTISLTQLQIASLLANAFLCTFPKRNKNDPSEFGTYPPINFNGLFQSTEYQKKRIKVNCNKLKCTFNYFQRVITKIPEGVVTFHRQYLNQSELPRWHKADQLLSPLRIHIDDTGTIEDGLGLLQVDFADEFIGGYILGNGCVQEEIRFAAWTELIASCLFTEKLEATEAVIITGVEQYNTWTGYGDTFTWTGDYKDTTPRDIFRRRKSYLVAIDATSFSRATDQYNISRILRELNKAYVGYYTSTQNKPIPAVATGNWGCGAFRGDPYLKALLQIMACRLAGRDIVYYTFGNTSLRDELYSLFTALTENNITIGKLNRIIETI, encoded by the exons atggCCACAAATTCATCCACGTTCACGGCAGATGAag aaagcaATGGCCAATCATGGCGAGGATCTACAATGagagaaatttacaataataaaggTCCTTTTGATTGGGATCCTGGTGTAATAGATCCATCCAATGATCATGATGTATTATTTTTGCTACCAATACCAGAAAAAGGTCCTCCAGAACCACGATTTACATCTGAATCTAATTCTTGGAGTCCTGATTATGTTCGAATGCCATTTCCCGCCAAAGAAAATTCAAATCCAGTTTCACAT GAAGAACCAACAGTATTCAAAAATCGATGGACATTAATAAAAGAAGCATTATCACAACCAATACATTCAAGTAATGATTTACAACGTGCAATATTAGCTTACAACAATAAATACGAAGATCAATGGCAATTTTACActcttcatcattttttcaacaatGTATTAGATGAAGATGAAaatgaatacttttttaaaaatcttttgccaaatataatcaaattagcATTACAATTACCAGAATTATTACCATCATCCATTCCattgttaaaaaagaataaaacacATACAATTAGTCTAACACAATTACAAATTGCTAGTTTATTAGCGAATGCATTTTTGTGCACTTTTccaaaacgaaataaaaatgatcCTTCTGAATTTGGAACTTATCCACCGATTAATTTTAACGG gCTTTTTCAGTCTACGGAATACCAGAAAAAACGCATAAaagttaattgtaataaattaaaatgcacatttaattattttcaacgaGTTATTACAAAga TTCCAGAAGGTGTAGTTACTTTTCATAGACAATACTTAAATCAATCTGAATTGCCTCGATGGCATAAAGCTGATCAACTTTTGTCACCGCTACGTATTCATATCGACGATACAGGAACAATTGAAGATGGCTTAGGACTATTACAAGTTGATTTTGCTGACGAATTTATTGGAGGATATATTCTTGGAAATGGTTGTGTTCAGGAAGAAATCCGTTTTGCTGCATGGACGGAATTGATTGCATCATGTTTATTTACTGAAAAATTAGAGGCAACTGAAGCGGTAATAATTACAG gTGTGGAACAATACAATACTTGGACTGGCTACGGTGATACATTCACATGGACCGGTGATTATAAAGATACAACACCACGTGATATATTTCGACGTAGAAAATCTTATTTAGTTGCAATAGATGCAACAAGTTTTTCTCGAGCAACTGATCAATATAACATTTCACGTATTTTAAGAGAATTGAATAAG GCTTACGTTGGATATTATACATCTACACAAAATAAACCAATACCAGCTGTTGCAACAGGAAATTGGGGCTGTGGTGCATTTAGAGGGGATCCTTACCTAAAAGCATTGTTGCAAATAATGGCTTGTCGACTTGCTGGGCGGgatattgtttattatacatTTGGCAATACTTCGTTGCGTGAtgaattatattcattatttactGCGTTgacagaaaataatattacaattggTAAGTTAAACAGGATAATTGAAACTATCTAG